In Pelosinus sp. UFO1, one genomic interval encodes:
- a CDS encoding superoxide dismutase, with the protein MKQVELKYGFEALEPHIDELTMRTHYTKHHATYTNNLNMALEKVLELSNKTIEEILADLPAISDTVLRTAIQNNGGGYYNHNLYFSVISPEGGGEPTGVLAKQIEKDFGSFASFKEKIKSAALARFGSGWAWLSTDPAGNLAVSSTPNQDNPLMQIEGKWCPVLAIDVWEHAYYLKYKNLRADYIEGFFQIIDWKEVARRYEGAIT; encoded by the coding sequence ATGAAACAGGTAGAATTAAAATATGGGTTTGAGGCTTTGGAGCCTCATATTGATGAACTTACCATGAGAACTCACTATACTAAACATCACGCGACTTATACCAATAATTTAAATATGGCGTTGGAGAAGGTGTTAGAACTCTCCAATAAGACAATCGAGGAAATCTTGGCAGACCTGCCGGCTATTTCCGATACTGTACTTCGAACTGCCATCCAAAATAATGGGGGCGGGTACTATAATCACAATCTCTATTTTTCAGTTATTTCACCTGAAGGCGGCGGAGAACCGACAGGCGTTTTGGCAAAACAAATCGAGAAAGATTTCGGAAGTTTCGCTAGTTTTAAGGAAAAAATCAAATCTGCAGCTCTTGCCCGATTTGGCTCAGGATGGGCGTGGCTTTCGACCGATCCTGCAGGAAATCTTGCAGTAAGCTCAACACCGAACCAGGATAATCCACTTATGCAAATAGAAGGTAAATGGTGCCCTGTCCTCGCAATTGACGTATGGGAGCATGCTTATTACCTAAAATACAAAAACCTGCGTGCTGATTATATCGAAGGTTTCTTTCAAATAATTGATTGGAAAGAAGTAGCTAGACGATATGAAGGGGCGATTACATAA
- a CDS encoding patatin-like phospholipase family protein encodes MDLKSTGYKSNRKKRIGVALSGGGIRGMAHIGVLKVLIEHNIPIDMISGTSAGAIIAAMYACGYTPQQMQVMVQNLKMNELIDLNVTVGDLFKHGMKWLFNGMFRFWSVLPTGFIKGDKVEQFFYGLWQNRTVKDTNIPVAITAVDLNTADTVFFTSPVFDSRAILNARYYHNTSLTEAVRASISIPGIFFPKKYRSMTLVDGAVKNNLPTDILRHMGADIVIGVDLGYDGQSNYDIKTVGEILVQCIEIMGREVTLLKAEQYADVIIRPNTFEIKCKDNKQAVLYIGQGEKAANEKLSEIQQLLHS; translated from the coding sequence ATGGATCTAAAAAGTACTGGTTACAAGAGTAATAGAAAAAAACGGATAGGAGTAGCACTAAGTGGTGGGGGCATCCGAGGTATGGCACATATCGGAGTATTAAAGGTATTAATAGAGCACAACATTCCTATTGATATGATAAGTGGAACGAGTGCAGGTGCTATCATTGCTGCGATGTATGCCTGTGGCTATACTCCGCAACAAATGCAAGTAATGGTACAAAATTTAAAGATGAACGAATTAATCGACTTAAATGTTACTGTAGGTGATCTGTTTAAACATGGTATGAAATGGTTGTTTAATGGCATGTTTCGATTTTGGTCTGTATTACCTACTGGCTTTATAAAGGGAGATAAAGTAGAACAGTTTTTTTATGGTCTATGGCAAAATCGTACGGTAAAGGATACTAATATTCCAGTTGCAATTACAGCGGTAGATTTAAATACTGCCGATACAGTATTCTTTACTAGTCCCGTCTTCGATAGTCGTGCTATTTTAAATGCTAGGTACTACCATAATACATCTTTAACGGAAGCAGTTCGCGCGAGTATTTCCATTCCAGGAATATTTTTTCCCAAGAAATACCGTAGTATGACATTAGTGGATGGAGCAGTAAAGAATAACTTGCCTACTGATATTTTGCGGCATATGGGAGCCGATATAGTAATTGGAGTTGATTTAGGTTATGATGGTCAATCCAATTATGATATTAAGACTGTTGGGGAAATATTAGTACAATGTATCGAAATTATGGGCAGGGAGGTTACGTTACTTAAAGCGGAACAATATGCTGACGTCATTATTCGGCCTAATACTTTTGAGATCAAATGTAAAGATAATAAACAAGCAGTGTTGTATATTGGTCAAGGTGAGAAAGCAGCAAATGAAAAATTAAGTGAAATACAGCAACTGTTGCATAGTTAG
- a CDS encoding 2-oxoacid:acceptor oxidoreductase family protein produces MTEEIIISGFGGQGIMLMGQLLAYAGMLENKQVSWIPSYGPEMRGGTANCSIIISENPIGAPTVSEPTAVVAMNLPSIEKFETVIQPGGILIINSSLVEWNTTRTDLRVYQIPANEISLEFNNSRVSNMVILGALVTAIGTIQSESVIKAFAKIFAKKPEILWMNEQAILRGSQYITALNK; encoded by the coding sequence ATGACAGAAGAAATTATAATCTCTGGATTTGGTGGTCAGGGAATTATGTTAATGGGACAATTACTGGCATATGCTGGAATGTTAGAAAATAAGCAAGTATCATGGATACCTTCCTATGGCCCAGAAATGCGTGGCGGAACCGCTAATTGTTCAATTATTATATCGGAAAATCCCATAGGTGCACCTACTGTATCAGAGCCAACAGCAGTAGTTGCTATGAATCTACCTTCTATTGAAAAGTTTGAAACAGTTATACAACCGGGAGGAATTCTAATTATTAATAGCTCTCTTGTAGAATGGAATACTACAAGAACAGATCTTAGGGTTTATCAAATTCCTGCGAATGAGATTTCTTTGGAATTTAATAATAGCAGGGTATCTAATATGGTAATTCTAGGTGCATTAGTGACCGCAATTGGTACTATACAATCTGAGTCGGTAATAAAAGCATTTGCGAAGATTTTCGCAAAAAAACCAGAAATATTATGGATGAATGAGCAGGCCATCCTACGTGGCAGTCAATATATAACAGCATTGAATAAATAA
- a CDS encoding thiamine pyrophosphate-dependent enzyme gives MATHYCPGCHHGIIHRLVAEVIDELGVRDKAIGVASVGCSVLAYEYFTIDMFQAAHGRAPAVATGIKRVHSDATVFTYQGDGDLAAIGCGEIVHAAARGEKITTIFVNNAIYGMTGGQMAPTTLVNQVTTTSPYGRNLENSGMPIRISEMLSTIDGAKFIARVAVNNPTNMSKAKQAIKRAFEIQLRGEGFTMVEILSTCPTNWGKSPVEAATWLEENLIPYYPLGIFKAPEEVVK, from the coding sequence ATGGCGACTCATTATTGTCCTGGATGTCATCATGGTATTATACATAGATTAGTAGCTGAAGTGATTGATGAACTTGGGGTGCGTGACAAAGCAATTGGTGTAGCATCAGTTGGTTGTTCCGTATTGGCCTATGAATATTTTACGATCGATATGTTTCAGGCCGCTCATGGTCGCGCGCCAGCTGTAGCAACAGGAATTAAACGTGTACATAGTGATGCTACTGTCTTTACCTATCAAGGAGATGGAGATTTAGCTGCTATTGGTTGCGGTGAAATTGTGCATGCTGCAGCGCGTGGGGAGAAGATTACTACTATTTTTGTGAATAACGCTATTTATGGCATGACTGGTGGTCAAATGGCACCAACCACATTGGTGAATCAAGTGACGACAACCTCGCCATATGGTCGTAATTTAGAAAACTCTGGTATGCCAATTCGTATATCTGAAATGCTTTCGACAATTGATGGGGCTAAATTTATTGCTCGTGTAGCTGTAAATAATCCAACTAATATGTCAAAAGCAAAACAGGCAATCAAGAGGGCCTTTGAAATTCAACTACGTGGTGAAGGTTTTACGATGGTAGAAATATTATCAACTTGTCCAACAAACTGGGGGAAGAGTCCTGTTGAAGCGGCTACTTGGTTGGAAGAGAATTTGATCCCATATTATCCTTTAGGTATATTTAAGGCACCAGAAGAGGTGGTAAAATGA
- a CDS encoding 3-methyl-2-oxobutanoate dehydrogenase subunit VorB: MAEKILMKGNEAIGEAAIIAGCRHYFGYPITPQTELTEYMSKRMSNIGGVFVQAESEVAAINMVYGAAGAGARAMTSSSSPGISLKQEGISYIAGAELPCVIVNIMRGGPGLGSIQPSQCDYFQATKGGGHGDYRNIVLAPNSVQELADITVLSFELADEYRNPVMLLGDGALGQMMEPVDLTMIKTKNIVSKPWAATGLRGRKDPNIINSLHLKPENLEKHNIHLQEKYKEIRSKEVRYEAINTEDAELIMIAYGITSRIARSAMDMARNKGMKVGLLRPITLWPFPELVISKLAIRAQAFLTVELSAGQMVEDVRLAVNGAKPVYFYGRMGGMMPSPKEIYEQIVNIMYGKGGL, encoded by the coding sequence ATGGCAGAAAAGATTTTGATGAAGGGGAATGAAGCTATCGGGGAAGCAGCAATTATTGCCGGTTGTCGGCATTACTTTGGCTATCCCATAACTCCCCAGACAGAATTGACTGAATATATGTCAAAACGAATGTCTAACATTGGAGGCGTGTTTGTTCAAGCGGAAAGCGAAGTAGCTGCCATTAATATGGTGTATGGTGCTGCTGGGGCAGGTGCTAGAGCCATGACGTCTTCGTCGAGTCCAGGTATAAGTTTAAAGCAAGAGGGGATTTCCTATATTGCTGGAGCAGAATTACCTTGTGTAATTGTTAATATAATGCGTGGTGGACCAGGGCTTGGTAGTATTCAACCGTCACAATGTGATTATTTTCAAGCAACTAAGGGTGGCGGACATGGAGATTATCGTAATATCGTTTTAGCACCGAATTCAGTACAAGAGCTTGCGGATATTACCGTACTATCCTTTGAGCTTGCCGATGAATATCGTAATCCTGTAATGCTTCTAGGGGATGGGGCATTAGGGCAAATGATGGAACCTGTCGACCTTACTATGATAAAGACAAAAAATATCGTGTCGAAACCTTGGGCTGCGACTGGGTTAAGGGGACGTAAAGATCCAAACATTATTAATTCTCTACACCTAAAGCCAGAAAATTTAGAAAAGCATAATATTCATTTACAAGAAAAGTATAAGGAGATTCGTAGTAAAGAAGTACGCTATGAAGCAATCAATACAGAGGATGCAGAACTGATAATGATTGCCTATGGTATTACTTCACGTATTGCACGCTCTGCAATGGATATGGCAAGGAATAAAGGAATGAAGGTAGGGTTACTTCGCCCGATTACATTATGGCCGTTTCCCGAGTTGGTAATTTCTAAGCTTGCTATTAGAGCCCAAGCATTTTTGACAGTAGAGCTGAGTGCAGGTCAAATGGTAGAGGATGTAAGGTTAGCTGTAAACGGTGCTAAGCCTGTTTATTTTTACGGTAGGATGGGTGGAATGATGCCGAGTCCCAAAGAGATATATGAGCAAATAGTCAATATTATGTATGGAAAAGGGGGGCTATAG
- a CDS encoding 4Fe-4S binding protein yields the protein MPRPVFREERCKGCGLCIVVCPTKILRAGAHVNSRGYLPATCVNEKKCIGCLLCAKACPDIVIEIHKE from the coding sequence ATGCCTAGGCCAGTGTTTAGAGAAGAACGATGCAAAGGTTGTGGACTATGCATTGTTGTATGCCCAACAAAAATACTTAGAGCTGGGGCGCATGTTAATAGTAGAGGGTATTTGCCTGCAACATGCGTAAATGAAAAAAAATGTATTGGTTGCTTGCTTTGCGCCAAGGCGTGTCCCGATATAGTTATTGAGATTCATAAAGAGTAA
- the pduL gene encoding phosphate propanoyltransferase, with product MLETKVPVGISARHIHVSQADLDVLYGEGYQLTVKKDLSQLGQFAANETVDLVTEKSSFKNVRILGPVRNQTQVEIALTDALKLKISIPVRDSGDTKGSAGITVVGPKGTVEIKEGVIAAGRHIHMNTTDAEKFGVKDKDIVKVRCDGERGLVFENVLIRVHESFCLEMHIDTDEANAAMCKNGGNVEIIK from the coding sequence ATGTTAGAAACAAAAGTTCCAGTAGGTATTTCAGCACGTCATATACACGTATCACAAGCGGATTTGGATGTTTTATATGGTGAAGGTTATCAACTAACAGTTAAGAAAGATTTATCTCAATTAGGGCAATTTGCTGCTAATGAGACAGTAGATTTGGTTACTGAGAAATCTTCATTTAAAAACGTTCGGATTTTAGGGCCTGTACGTAACCAAACACAGGTGGAAATTGCTCTTACTGATGCATTAAAACTTAAAATAAGCATTCCTGTCCGTGATTCAGGAGATACAAAAGGCTCTGCTGGCATTACTGTAGTTGGTCCAAAAGGAACAGTGGAAATCAAAGAAGGGGTCATAGCTGCAGGGCGTCATATTCATATGAATACTACTGATGCCGAAAAATTTGGTGTGAAGGATAAAGATATTGTAAAGGTACGTTGTGATGGTGAACGTGGTCTGGTTTTTGAAAATGTATTGATTAGAGTGCATGAAAGTTTCTGTTTAGAAATGCACATTGATACAGATGAAGCCAATGCGGCTATGTGCAAAAATGGTGGTAACGTCGAAATAATTAAATAG
- a CDS encoding ASCH domain-containing protein, producing the protein MRALNFYSSNYHSQLVCRRKTCTIRRGDKTHKYTEGDIIWVTVGKRFAQKKKIYTGVIDRVLVKPISQLTKEDLQGENPDIATVDDLMIFLHSIYDKTFTLSDTVTVIYFSEIIE; encoded by the coding sequence ATGCGTGCTTTAAATTTTTATTCATCTAATTATCATAGCCAACTAGTATGCCGGCGTAAAACCTGTACGATTCGTCGTGGTGATAAGACCCATAAATATACTGAAGGGGATATTATTTGGGTAACAGTTGGTAAACGTTTTGCCCAGAAAAAGAAAATATATACTGGTGTTATTGACAGAGTACTAGTAAAGCCTATATCCCAATTAACGAAAGAGGATTTGCAAGGGGAAAATCCTGATATTGCCACAGTTGACGATTTGATGATTTTTTTACATAGTATATATGATAAGACTTTCACATTAAGTGATACCGTAACCGTAATATACTTTTCAGAAATTATTGAATAG
- a CDS encoding amidohydrolase, whose protein sequence is MAKILLRNAEILGQDGIVKSADIAIDGSIIFQVGEIPATWQADKIIDCTNKLAVPGFVNTHTHAAMSLFRSYADDMMLMDWLQNKIWPAEGNLVAEDVYWGTLLAIAEMVKSGTTTFSDMYFHMPQVAKAVAESGIRAVLARGMAGVAPNAEQALTESEDFFHQYHNAADGRITVMLGPHAPYTCPPEYLKRVVSLAQRLGAEIHIHLSETIGEVDECKKNHGKSPIELMKDIGLFECGVLAAHCVHVSDHDIALMKQANVRVAHNPGSNMKLASGIAPIPAMLSAGLCIGLGTDGAASNNNLDMLEELRLAAMLHKVHALDPLLIPAKTAVEMATSSGAQALGLGKVTGRIEPGFKADITLFNMHAPHWYPRHDRSSLLAYSAGAGDVHTVIVDGQILLDNRSLTTIDEEQVMYEANKRGIRLIK, encoded by the coding sequence ATGGCAAAGATTTTATTAAGAAATGCAGAAATATTAGGGCAAGATGGTATAGTTAAATCTGCAGATATTGCAATAGATGGGTCAATCATTTTTCAAGTAGGTGAAATACCAGCTACTTGGCAAGCTGATAAAATTATTGACTGCACGAATAAATTAGCAGTACCAGGTTTTGTAAATACTCATACCCATGCAGCTATGAGTCTCTTTCGGAGTTACGCTGATGATATGATGCTGATGGATTGGCTACAAAATAAAATTTGGCCAGCTGAGGGGAATCTAGTAGCTGAAGACGTATACTGGGGTACATTGCTTGCAATTGCCGAAATGGTTAAATCAGGTACTACTACTTTTTCTGATATGTATTTTCATATGCCACAAGTAGCCAAAGCTGTAGCTGAGAGCGGTATAAGAGCAGTATTAGCTAGAGGTATGGCAGGGGTGGCACCAAATGCTGAACAAGCATTAACAGAAAGCGAGGATTTTTTTCATCAGTATCATAATGCCGCTGATGGGCGTATTACTGTGATGCTTGGTCCTCATGCTCCCTATACTTGCCCACCGGAATATTTAAAGCGGGTAGTTTCTTTAGCACAACGCTTGGGGGCTGAAATTCATATTCATTTGTCTGAAACGATTGGAGAAGTGGATGAATGTAAAAAAAATCATGGGAAATCTCCCATTGAGTTAATGAAGGACATAGGTCTATTTGAATGTGGTGTGTTAGCTGCTCACTGTGTACATGTATCAGATCATGATATTGCCCTTATGAAGCAAGCGAATGTTAGAGTTGCTCATAATCCAGGAAGTAATATGAAGCTGGCTAGTGGCATTGCTCCAATACCTGCTATGCTTTCTGCAGGGTTATGTATTGGGTTAGGTACAGATGGTGCTGCAAGTAACAATAATTTAGATATGTTAGAAGAATTGAGATTGGCTGCTATGCTGCATAAAGTACATGCACTAGATCCTTTACTCATCCCTGCAAAAACGGCTGTAGAGATGGCTACAAGCAGTGGAGCGCAAGCATTAGGACTTGGTAAAGTAACAGGTAGAATTGAGCCTGGCTTTAAAGCAGATATTACCTTATTTAATATGCATGCACCTCATTGGTATCCTCGTCATGATAGGAGCTCCCTACTTGCCTATTCTGCAGGAGCTGGAGATGTTCATACGGTGATAGTTGATGGACAGATTCTTCTTGATAACAGATCTTTGACTACTATTGATGAAGAGCAAGTGATGTATGAAGCAAATAAACGTGGCATACGCCTTATTAAATAA
- a CDS encoding class II aldolase/adducin family protein, with translation MHPITKIKSEVLQGGQALVDKGLVAGTWGNISVRIPETKWVAVTPSGKRYHEITVDDIVVVDAVGTIVEGQFKPSSELPLHLAIYQARTDIQAIVHTHSVFASACAVAHKSIPPIIEDLVQLTGGSVDVAAYALPGTELLAQNIVKTLGNKNAVLMANHGVVGCGQTLDEAMLACELVEKAAQIYIYANQIGGAQLLTNGDIDVMHKFYVEYYSKRQQGRTV, from the coding sequence GTGCATCCTATTACTAAGATTAAATCTGAAGTGTTACAAGGTGGGCAAGCTTTGGTAGATAAGGGACTTGTTGCTGGTACTTGGGGGAATATAAGTGTACGGATACCTGAAACAAAATGGGTAGCTGTCACTCCTTCAGGAAAAAGGTATCACGAAATTACAGTTGATGACATTGTCGTTGTTGACGCAGTAGGTACAATAGTAGAAGGACAATTTAAGCCTTCGTCAGAACTGCCGCTGCATTTGGCAATATACCAAGCTCGTACTGATATACAGGCTATCGTTCACACACATAGTGTTTTTGCTAGCGCTTGTGCCGTGGCCCATAAAAGCATACCCCCAATAATTGAAGATTTAGTTCAATTGACTGGGGGGAGTGTAGATGTTGCCGCATACGCTTTGCCAGGAACGGAACTACTTGCACAAAACATTGTAAAAACACTGGGAAATAAAAATGCAGTTTTGATGGCAAATCATGGGGTGGTAGGCTGTGGACAGACACTTGATGAAGCCATGTTAGCTTGCGAGTTAGTTGAGAAGGCTGCACAGATTTATATATATGCGAATCAAATAGGTGGTGCACAACTTTTAACTAATGGAGATATAGACGTGATGCATAAGTTCTATGTTGAATATTATAGTAAGCGGCAACAAGGGAGGACGGTCTAA
- a CDS encoding adenosylhomocysteinase, with protein MESMIRDIKLAPQGHDKINWVKEFMPVLNVLNEDLSKSKPLRGKNIVVTMHLEAKTAYLALVLQNAGANVTVTGSNPLSTQDDVAAALVEKGIKVFAWYNTTEGEYETFLHKALDTKPDIIVDDGGDLVSLLHGERSELLPNILGGSEETTTGVIRLRSLAAEGRLKFPMIAVNDAYCKYLFDNRYGTGQSTWDGIMRTTNLTVTGKTVVVAGYGWCGKGVAMRAKGLGANVIITEVDPIKAIEAVFDGFRVMSMEEAAKFGDIFVTLTGCKHVICGEHIAVMKSGAILANAGHFDLEINKEHLEDLAVSKRTVRKNIEEFVMADKRKIYLLAEGRLVNLAAGDGHPTEIMDLSFAMQALAVLHILEHHKEMPNEVFNFPDEVNARVARLKLQALGIRIDTLTDEQKAYLGQD; from the coding sequence ATGGAATCTATGATTAGAGATATAAAATTAGCGCCACAAGGACATGATAAAATAAACTGGGTTAAGGAATTTATGCCGGTTTTAAATGTATTAAATGAGGATTTGTCAAAAAGTAAGCCCTTACGTGGTAAAAACATAGTTGTAACTATGCATTTAGAAGCAAAGACTGCTTATTTGGCATTGGTTTTACAAAATGCTGGGGCAAATGTTACTGTTACGGGGAGTAATCCATTATCTACTCAAGATGATGTAGCAGCAGCGTTAGTTGAAAAAGGTATTAAGGTTTTTGCTTGGTATAATACAACAGAGGGAGAATACGAGACTTTTTTACATAAAGCTTTAGATACAAAACCAGATATTATTGTTGATGATGGTGGTGACTTAGTATCTTTATTGCATGGGGAACGAAGTGAATTATTACCCAATATTCTAGGTGGATCGGAAGAAACGACAACAGGTGTTATTCGTTTACGATCCTTAGCAGCTGAAGGACGTTTGAAGTTTCCAATGATAGCTGTAAACGATGCTTATTGTAAATATTTATTTGATAACCGATATGGAACTGGACAATCAACCTGGGATGGAATTATGCGTACAACGAACTTAACCGTTACAGGGAAAACAGTTGTAGTAGCAGGTTACGGTTGGTGTGGCAAAGGTGTGGCCATGAGGGCAAAAGGACTAGGTGCAAATGTAATCATCACAGAAGTTGATCCGATAAAAGCAATTGAAGCAGTATTTGATGGATTTAGAGTCATGTCTATGGAAGAAGCAGCCAAGTTTGGTGATATTTTTGTAACACTAACTGGTTGTAAGCATGTTATTTGTGGTGAACATATTGCTGTGATGAAATCGGGAGCTATTTTAGCAAATGCTGGACATTTTGATCTTGAAATTAATAAGGAGCACTTGGAAGACCTAGCGGTTTCTAAACGCACAGTGCGTAAGAATATTGAAGAATTTGTTATGGCTGACAAACGTAAAATATATCTCTTAGCTGAAGGGCGATTGGTTAACTTGGCTGCAGGTGACGGACATCCAACTGAAATCATGGATTTATCTTTTGCAATGCAAGCTCTTGCAGTATTACATATTTTAGAGCATCATAAGGAAATGCCAAATGAAGTATTTAATTTTCCAGATGAAGTAAATGCAAGGGTAGCTAGGTTGAAATTACAAGCCTTAGGCATTCGCATTGACACATTAACGGATGAACAAAAAGCTTATTTAGGCCAGGACTAA
- the mtnA gene encoding S-methyl-5-thioribose-1-phosphate isomerase, with protein sequence MLQTMEWKNKSLLLLNQTLLPNSAEYIECHNYRRVAEAIKRLEVRGAPAIGAAAAFGFVLGAKELCNSQDFFAGIEEVAEELRQTRPTAVNLFWAIERMLSVVNKSDKLSDLTDLVLKLEQEAIAIATEDREMNYKISQYGAQLFNEPVSILTHCNAGSLATAGLGTALGVIRQAFSEGKINRVYADETRPLLQGSRLTAWELMQENIPVTLITDNMAGWVMKKNMVQAVIVGADRITLNGDVANKIGTYSVAVLAKEHNIPFYVAAPISTFDFAMESGFDIPIEERSAAEVANFAGISTAPEGVDVFNPAFDVTPNALVSAIITEYGVLKQPYNEEILKIQQKLKGVL encoded by the coding sequence TTGTTACAGACAATGGAATGGAAGAATAAATCTTTGCTTTTACTAAATCAGACCCTGCTGCCTAATTCAGCAGAATATATTGAATGTCATAATTATCGTAGGGTAGCAGAAGCAATTAAGCGATTGGAAGTACGGGGAGCACCAGCGATTGGTGCAGCAGCGGCATTTGGCTTCGTACTAGGAGCAAAAGAACTTTGTAACAGTCAGGATTTTTTTGCTGGTATTGAGGAAGTAGCTGAAGAATTAAGGCAAACAAGACCTACCGCTGTAAACTTATTTTGGGCTATAGAGAGAATGTTGTCAGTTGTTAATAAATCGGATAAGTTAAGCGATCTTACTGATCTTGTTTTAAAGTTAGAACAAGAGGCTATTGCAATTGCTACTGAAGATCGTGAAATGAATTATAAAATTTCTCAATATGGTGCTCAGTTATTTAATGAACCTGTTTCAATACTTACCCATTGTAATGCTGGATCATTAGCAACTGCTGGCCTTGGTACGGCCTTAGGTGTAATTCGCCAGGCTTTTTCCGAAGGAAAGATTAATAGGGTGTACGCGGATGAGACGCGTCCCTTACTTCAAGGATCTCGATTAACTGCTTGGGAGCTAATGCAAGAAAATATTCCTGTTACTTTAATTACTGACAATATGGCAGGCTGGGTAATGAAAAAAAATATGGTGCAAGCTGTTATTGTAGGGGCGGATAGAATTACTCTTAATGGTGATGTAGCTAATAAAATTGGAACCTACAGTGTAGCAGTACTGGCAAAAGAACATAATATACCTTTTTATGTCGCAGCGCCGATATCTACCTTTGATTTTGCAATGGAGAGTGGGTTTGATATTCCAATAGAAGAACGAAGCGCTGCAGAAGTAGCAAATTTTGCTGGTATTTCGACGGCTCCAGAAGGAGTGGATGTTTTTAATCCAGCCTTTGATGTGACACCAAATGCACTAGTTTCAGCAATTATAACTGAATATGGAGTTTTAAAACAACCTTACAATGAGGAAATTCTTAAAATACAACAAAAGTTAAAAGGAGTGCTGTAA
- the mtnP gene encoding S-methyl-5'-thioadenosine phosphorylase, giving the protein MINIAIIGGTGVYDPTILENVRQDEIKTPYGLVSYKVGDFAGRSIAFIPRHGSKHSIAPHLINYQANIWAMKKIGVKKILATAAVGSLNTAMKLGDFVLIDQFIDFTKTRKSTFYEGGDKGVVHVDLTSPYCLTLRETLLSVSQKIGIVIHSSGTYVCTEGPRFETPAEIAMYAQMGGHLVGMTNVPEVILAREAEMCYSTIAMVTNYAAGISPKPITYGEVIEIMNENTEKLKKLLMNTILLIDTTLDCSCQQALAEYGGFKL; this is encoded by the coding sequence ATGATAAATATCGCAATTATTGGTGGAACAGGAGTATACGATCCTACTATTTTGGAAAATGTACGTCAAGATGAAATCAAAACTCCTTATGGTTTAGTTTCTTACAAGGTTGGAGATTTTGCCGGGAGGAGTATTGCTTTTATTCCACGACATGGTAGTAAGCATTCCATTGCACCTCACTTAATTAATTACCAAGCAAATATTTGGGCTATGAAAAAAATTGGAGTAAAGAAAATTTTGGCTACAGCTGCAGTTGGTTCATTAAACACTGCAATGAAGTTGGGAGATTTCGTTTTAATTGATCAGTTTATTGATTTTACTAAAACTAGAAAGAGTACTTTTTATGAAGGTGGCGACAAAGGAGTTGTCCATGTTGATTTAACAAGTCCCTATTGTTTAACTTTGCGGGAAACCTTGTTGTCAGTCTCGCAAAAGATCGGCATTGTTATCCATTCTTCTGGGACTTATGTTTGTACAGAAGGACCTCGTTTCGAGACTCCAGCTGAGATTGCCATGTATGCTCAAATGGGGGGGCACTTGGTAGGTATGACAAATGTACCGGAAGTTATATTGGCTCGTGAGGCCGAAATGTGTTATTCTACGATTGCTATGGTTACGAATTATGCGGCAGGTATTTCGCCAAAGCCCATAACTTACGGTGAAGTTATTGAAATTATGAATGAAAATACAGAAAAGCTTAAGAAGTTACTTATGAATACAATCCTTTTAATCGATACTACCTTAGATTGTAGTTGTCAGCAGGCATTAGCCGAATACGGCGGCTTTAAACTATAA